The sequence below is a genomic window from Nocardia fluminea.
ACTTCCTTCCAGAACAGCACGAGCAGCAGCGCGATCAACGCCACCGCGGAGGCGACCAGGAATACCGTCGACATCGAATCGGCGAAGCCCACCTGGAAGGGCTTGGCGAGATCGGGGTCGAGTTGCTGGATGATCGAGCTGTCCTGGAGCACCTTGCCCGCGGCCGACGTGTCGTGTTCCAGCAGTCCCTTGGCCAGGGCGGCATCGGCCGGGTTGGTGCTGCGCGCTCCCTCGACCACGGCCTGCTGGTAGGCGGGGTCCGCGGCCGACTGCTGCAATTCCGTGGTGATGTTCGGAGTGAGCAGTGAGAACAGGATCGACAGGAACACCGCAGCGCCGAGGGTGCCGCCGATCTGGCGGAAGAAGGTCGCCGAGGCGGTCGAGACGCCCATGTCCTTGGGCGGCAGCGCGTTCTGCAGGGCCAGGGTCAGCGGCTGCATGAGATTGCCGAGACCGAAGCCGGTGGCCGCCATGAACAGCATCGCCAGCCACAGCGGGCTGTCGGCGTCGAGCAGGTGCAGCAGGAACAACCCGAGCGTGAGCATGATCGCGCCGATCACCGGGAAGGCCCGGTAGCTACCGGTTTTCGAGATCAGGCGGCCGGACAGGATCGAACCGGTCATCAGCCCGAGCACCATCGGCAGCATCTGCAAGCCGGCCTCGGTCGGCCCGGCGCCACGCACCACCTGCAGGTACTGCGGCAGTAGCAGCATGCCGCCGAACATCGCCGCACCGACGACGAAGGAGATCACCACGCCGAGCGCGAAGGTGACGTTGTCGAAGATCCGCAGCGGGATCAACGCCGCGTCGCCCATGAACTTCTCGACCGCGACGAAGCCGGCCAGGCCGAGGGCGCCGATCACGTAGCAGATCACCGAAGCGGTACTGCTCCAACCCCATTCGCGACCCTGTTCGGCCACGACCAGCAGCGGAACCAGTCCGACCGCGAGCACGATCGCTCCCGCGAAGTCGATGCGGTGGGTGGCGTGTGGTTTGCGCGGCAGGTGCAGCACCCGGGTCACCACCACCAGGGCGAGCAGCCCCAGCGGCACGTTCACCAGGAACACCCAGCGCCAGCCGGTGATGCCGAGGATGGTGTCCTGCCCGGCCAGCAGACCGCCGAGCACCGGTCCGAGCACACTCGAGATACCGAAGACCGCGAGGAAATAGCCCTGGTAGCGGGCACGTTCCCGGGGAGCGATGATGTCGCCCATGATGGCCAGCGCCAGCGACATCAGCCCGCCCGCGCCGAGTCCCTGGAACGCGCGGAACGCGGCCAGCTGATACATCGAGGTGGCGAGCGTGCACAGCAGCGAACCGACGATGAACAGACCGATCGCGGCCAGGAAGAACGGCTTACGGCCGAACATGTCCGAGAGCTTGCCGTAGAGCGGGGTGCTGATCGTCGCGGTGATCAGATAGGCCGTGGTGGCCCAGGCCTGCAGCGAGTAGCCGTCGAGGTCGTCGGCGATGGTGCGGATGGAGGTCGACACGATCGTCTGGTCGAGCGAGGCCAGCAGCATGCCGAGCATCAGCCCGGACAGGATGGTCAGGATCTGGCGATGGGTGAAGCCCGCCGGTGATTCCACCGGGGCGGCGGTTGTCGTCACGAAATGTTCTCCGTAGTGGTCAGTGCGGGCGGCTGGGTCAGCAGGACCGGGCGGGCCGCGTCGTAGTCCTCCACGAACCGCGTCAGCAGTCCGGCGAACAGCGCGCGGTCGTCGGTGGACCAGTTCTCGGTGATGACGGCGACGGAGTTGCGGCGCCGCGCCCGGATCCGGTCGGCGGTCTCGCGCCCGTAGTCGGTGACCTGGAGCACGGTGGCTCGTCCGTCGTCGGGGTCGGCGGCGCGGACCACCAGGCCACGCTCCACCAGTTGCGCGACCTGCCTGCTCACCGTCGACGCGTCCGAGTGCACCGCCTCGGCGAGCGCGCCCGAACGCATCGGCCCGTCACACACCAACCGGAACAGCACCATGAACCCCGCCGGGTCGATGCCCGAGCGGTCCTTGATCTGGGCCATCGCCCGGTCACGCAGCCGGTGCAACCGCACGAGCTGGATCGCGATCGCGTCGATCGCGGGTTCACTCTCACTCACACTTTTACCTTTACTTGCATCAATCAATTAGTTGTGTGATGCAAGTATGTCGGCAGACCGGTCACCGGGGCAACCGTTTGAACTGCCTTTACTCGCCCTTGAACTCCGGCGCGCGCTTCTCGAACACCGCCGCGATCGCCTCGGGCAGGTCCTTCGACGGCAGGAACGCGGCGTTCCAGGTCGACACGTAGCGCAGGCCCTCGGCCACCGCCGGGCTGGTCCGCTGCTCGAGCACGTCCTTGATGCCCTGCACCACCAGCGGCGGGTTGCCGGCGATCTCGCGCGCCATCGCGTGCGCGGCGGCCAGCACGGCATCCTGATCGTCGAACACCTCGTTCACCAGACCCATCCGCTCGGCCCGGGCCGCGTCGATGTCCTTGGCGGTGAAGGCCAGCTCGCGCAGGTTGCCCTCGCCGATGATGCCGGGCAGCCGCTGCAGCGAACCGATATCGGCGACGATCGCCACCTTCGCCTCACGCAGGCTGAACTTGGCATCCACGCTGGCCAGACGAATATCAGCAGCCGCGATCAAGTCGAGACCACCGCCGATGCACCACCCCGACACTGCCGCGATCACCGGCTTGGTGCACTCGGCCAGCGCCGTCACCGAGGCCTGCATCCGGCGGACCTCCTTGAGGAACTCCGTGCGCGGCCCCGCCTTCGCGTCGTCGGCCAGCACCGGCGCCAGCGTGCCCGCGGTCGCGGCCAGATCGAGACCGAACGAGAAGTGCTTGCCCGACCCGGTGACCACCACCGCCCGCACCTGCGGATCAGCGTCGAGCTCGGCGAAGACCTCCGGCAGCTCGCGCCAGAAATCGGGTCCCATCGCATTACCCTTACCCGGCCCGATCAGCGTCACCTGCGCAACGTTGTCGGCGATCTCGACGGTAAAGGCCTTCCATTCGCTCATGCCCTGATTATTGCCACCGCGCCAACATGCCGACCACTCAGGTGCCGCCATTCCATCCGCCCACCCCGCCCCCGACCCCTAGGGAGGGGCCGGACGCGCAGCGGCCGGGTTCGCGGCCGTCCCGTCGATCAGGTGCCGTTGCGTAGGCGACGAAGGAGCAAGCAACGGCACCTGATCGACGGGACCGGCGGGGCCGCGAACTCGAGTTCGCCAGAACTCCATGTAACACAGCATATTTCCGGCAATCGACCTACTCTGGAAGACATGCGCAGGTCGTCATTGCCGCCGGTCGCATGCCGGGTCGCCGAAACTCTCATAGCCCGCGGGCACCACGGCGTCATCGTCTGCCCCGAGACGCCGGCCTCCACCGCGTCCGATGCCGCCCGCGCCATGGGCGCCCAGCCCACCGCGATCCTCACCGCCCAGGTCTTCCTCCTCGACGACGACCCCGTCCTCCTTTTAGTAGCGGACCACCACCGCGTCGACCTCGCCCGCACCGGCAAACGCCTCGAAGGCACCCTCACTCCCGCACCCACCGCCCTGGTCGAACGCGTCACCGGCCAACCCATCGACGGCACGGCCCCCCTGGGCCACCCCACCAATCTCCCCACCTGGGTGGACACCGCCCTCGCCGCCCACCCCGAAGTCTGGGCAGCGGGCGGTCACCCGAACACCGTGTTCCGCACCAACTTCCGCGAAATCATCCGCATCACCGCGGGCCTTCCCCTCGAGATCGACTGAATCGATTCGGATCGAACGGACACAGTGGACACGGGCGGACCCGAGTGGCGAGCGTAAGTTGGGGGCGGTGGGCGATGTGCAACCTTCTTCCGAGACCGGACTGGTCGTTCCCGACGATTTGAGCGGGATCACGGCTGAGCAGTATCGGGCTTCCATGCGGCACTATCCGGCAGGCGTCACTGTGGTGACGCTCGGAGCCGTCTCCGGACCGGTGGGGTTCACCGCCACGTCGTTCGCCTCGCTGTCCCTGGAACCGCCCCTGGTGTCGTTCAATATCGCGCACACCTCGTCGAGCATCGATGCCCTGCGGGCCGCGGACTCGGTGGTGATCCATTTCCTGGGCGAGCATCAGCACCACCTGGCCCACCGCTTCTCCCGCACCGCCGCCGACCGCTTCACCGACCGCTCCCTCTGGACCACCCTCGACACCGGCGAACCGGTCCTGCACGGCACCCCCATCTGGCTCCGCACCACCCTCCACAAACTCATCGACCTCGGCGACCACACCCTGGCCGTAGGCCTGGTCACCCGGGTCCACGACGAAACCGAAGAGTCCCCCTCCGCAGCCCCCCTGCTCTACTACAACGGCAAATACCACCGCCCCACCGCCCTCGACACCTGATCGGAAAACTCTCGATGGGTGAGTTTCGTGTAACCGGCAGCGCATCGAGACCGGCGTAGTAGCGGCAGCCGGTCGACCAGCCTCAATCTCCTATTTTTCGCAGGCGATGCCGTCCCCGTCTCGGTCCAAGCTGGAGCTGTAGCCGGGGTCTCCTCGGTAGAGCGGCGCAGCGCCGGCCGCTTTGACCGCCTTGCAATTCGGGTAGTAGGCGCTGACCGGAGCGGGCACCTCGGGCACGGGGACGGGCGCCACGCGCGGGGTCGGCACGTCGGCCGATGTCGGGGACGGGGGGATGACGACGGGCGGCGGTGGAGCAATCGTCGTGGAGGAGGCGACCGGAGCCACCGGGAGATCGATCGTTGTGGTCGGTGCGAGTGACAGCGCGGCGGAGGACGTGGATGTCGGCGTCGCGGTGGTCGTCGACGGCTTGGTGGTGGTTGATGATTCGACGACGCGGGTGGTCGAGGTGGGCGATGTCCGCGCGGCTGGGGACGGTTCTTCGTCACTGAGACCGG
It includes:
- a CDS encoding MDR family MFS transporter; its protein translation is MTTTAAPVESPAGFTHRQILTILSGLMLGMLLASLDQTIVSTSIRTIADDLDGYSLQAWATTAYLITATISTPLYGKLSDMFGRKPFFLAAIGLFIVGSLLCTLATSMYQLAAFRAFQGLGAGGLMSLALAIMGDIIAPRERARYQGYFLAVFGISSVLGPVLGGLLAGQDTILGITGWRWVFLVNVPLGLLALVVVTRVLHLPRKPHATHRIDFAGAIVLAVGLVPLLVVAEQGREWGWSSTASVICYVIGALGLAGFVAVEKFMGDAALIPLRIFDNVTFALGVVISFVVGAAMFGGMLLLPQYLQVVRGAGPTEAGLQMLPMVLGLMTGSILSGRLISKTGSYRAFPVIGAIMLTLGLFLLHLLDADSPLWLAMLFMAATGFGLGNLMQPLTLALQNALPPKDMGVSTASATFFRQIGGTLGAAVFLSILFSLLTPNITTELQQSAADPAYQQAVVEGARSTNPADAALAKGLLEHDTSAAGKVLQDSSIIQQLDPDLAKPFQVGFADSMSTVFLVASAVALIALLLVLFWKEVPLRMSGGIQADGDAKAAEGVGALVDTAAQSAAAAGGPRDGDKGARGRAGAPPA
- a CDS encoding MarR family winged helix-turn-helix transcriptional regulator, whose product is MSESEPAIDAIAIQLVRLHRLRDRAMAQIKDRSGIDPAGFMVLFRLVCDGPMRSGALAEAVHSDASTVSRQVAQLVERGLVVRAADPDDGRATVLQVTDYGRETADRIRARRRNSVAVITENWSTDDRALFAGLLTRFVEDYDAARPVLLTQPPALTTTENIS
- a CDS encoding crotonase/enoyl-CoA hydratase family protein, whose translation is MSEWKAFTVEIADNVAQVTLIGPGKGNAMGPDFWRELPEVFAELDADPQVRAVVVTGSGKHFSFGLDLAATAGTLAPVLADDAKAGPRTEFLKEVRRMQASVTALAECTKPVIAAVSGWCIGGGLDLIAAADIRLASVDAKFSLREAKVAIVADIGSLQRLPGIIGEGNLRELAFTAKDIDAARAERMGLVNEVFDDQDAVLAAAHAMAREIAGNPPLVVQGIKDVLEQRTSPAVAEGLRYVSTWNAAFLPSKDLPEAIAAVFEKRAPEFKGE
- a CDS encoding YbaK/EbsC family protein, with the protein product MRRSSLPPVACRVAETLIARGHHGVIVCPETPASTASDAARAMGAQPTAILTAQVFLLDDDPVLLLVADHHRVDLARTGKRLEGTLTPAPTALVERVTGQPIDGTAPLGHPTNLPTWVDTALAAHPEVWAAGGHPNTVFRTNFREIIRITAGLPLEID
- a CDS encoding flavin reductase family protein, producing MRHYPAGVTVVTLGAVSGPVGFTATSFASLSLEPPLVSFNIAHTSSSIDALRAADSVVIHFLGEHQHHLAHRFSRTAADRFTDRSLWTTLDTGEPVLHGTPIWLRTTLHKLIDLGDHTLAVGLVTRVHDETEESPSAAPLLYYNGKYHRPTALDT
- a CDS encoding excalibur calcium-binding domain-containing protein, with translation MTRPIQPPDPWARPPRQSEKKRRWPLLAGIGVVGVLGLSVVAGLSDEEPSPAARTSPTSTTRVVESSTTTKPSTTTATPTSTSSAALSLAPTTTIDLPVAPVASSTTIAPPPPVVIPPSPTSADVPTPRVAPVPVPEVPAPVSAYYPNCKAVKAAGAAPLYRGDPGYSSSLDRDGDGIACEK